The following proteins are encoded in a genomic region of Arthrobacter jiangjiafuii:
- a CDS encoding Vms1/Ankzf1 family peptidyl-tRNA hydrolase, translating into MTEHLHKYADLYRQPGPWCLAYVDAGAGTVEGAEAAEARPGNVRAALAQQGAPPADQEAMEVAVAPAYGVPAPVSRFVLVRQGTVALNELLPGPLAAPKKTSVGPIPDLLPLLKHRPEEFPYIVAEVSREDSEIRLEYVGRPGPASIQGVEGSAEDIRKLPGGGGWAQNKLQRRTEESWRRNADGVAGQIDRIVDSSGARLIVLAGDVRARSLVRDEIAEAHRSLVSMLDAKTRTGGPHQDQFQDRVQELIALRWAAEQEQIMDRLALQQAQANPESAAGIGAVVHALQQAQVDVLILNDNELADHPLLALGAEPWVASAEEQALGAEVLGRVPAPAALLRAAALTDASLLLVPDGVLPGGTGVAALLRWPTGPTAPGGAVA; encoded by the coding sequence ATGACTGAACACCTCCACAAGTACGCGGATCTGTACCGGCAGCCAGGGCCCTGGTGCCTGGCCTATGTCGACGCCGGGGCCGGGACGGTGGAAGGCGCGGAAGCCGCCGAAGCCCGCCCAGGCAACGTCCGGGCGGCGCTGGCCCAGCAGGGCGCTCCGCCGGCAGACCAGGAAGCCATGGAAGTTGCGGTGGCTCCTGCCTACGGGGTGCCCGCCCCGGTGTCGCGCTTTGTCCTTGTCCGGCAGGGAACCGTGGCGCTGAACGAGCTCCTGCCCGGCCCGCTGGCTGCCCCGAAGAAAACTTCCGTGGGCCCCATTCCCGATTTGCTGCCGCTGCTCAAGCACCGCCCCGAGGAATTCCCATACATCGTTGCGGAGGTCTCGCGGGAGGATTCCGAGATCCGGTTGGAGTACGTCGGACGTCCCGGTCCCGCCAGCATCCAGGGTGTTGAAGGGTCGGCCGAGGATATCCGCAAGCTGCCCGGGGGCGGCGGCTGGGCCCAGAACAAACTGCAGCGCAGGACTGAGGAAAGCTGGCGCCGGAACGCCGACGGGGTTGCCGGACAGATTGACCGTATTGTCGACAGCAGCGGCGCCCGGCTGATTGTCCTCGCCGGGGATGTCCGCGCCCGGAGCCTGGTCCGGGACGAGATCGCCGAGGCCCACCGGTCCCTGGTGAGCATGCTCGATGCCAAGACCCGTACCGGCGGTCCCCACCAGGATCAGTTCCAGGACAGGGTCCAGGAACTGATTGCCCTGCGGTGGGCGGCCGAACAGGAGCAGATCATGGACCGCCTGGCCCTGCAGCAGGCCCAGGCCAATCCGGAATCAGCCGCCGGTATCGGCGCTGTTGTCCATGCACTCCAGCAGGCCCAAGTGGACGTGCTGATCCTGAACGACAACGAGCTGGCGGACCACCCGCTGCTGGCCCTTGGTGCAGAACCGTGGGTGGCCAGCGCGGAGGAGCAGGCGCTCGGCGCGGAAGTCCTCGGCAGAGTTCCGGCGCCGGCGGCCCTGCTGCGCGCGGCAGCCCTGACTGATGCAAGCCTGCTGCTGGTTCCCGACGGCGTGCTGCCCGGCGGCACCGGCGTCGCTGCCCTGCTGCGCTGGCCTACCGGCCCAACAGCCCCCGGCGGCGCCGTGGCCTAA
- a CDS encoding amidohydrolase: MTVSPTVDFIVVNGPIYTSDPLCEWAEAMAVGNGRVTAVGETAAIRAMAGPDAAVVDLQGRLAMPGLVDVHAHLGLGGRQAAYELPLLPTDSTGEIFAKIRQWAENLAPDEWVIGGIVGSTVMDDITLEDLRQLDEAAGGRPVLLRDDSMHNRWVNTRALELMGVTASTPDPEGGTYSRDDDGALTGVLQELASPVGEEAAAASTQESGERHATAFRTAVQILNSFGVTAVQEAATMGYALETLADLDRRGELTAHVVASMPSRPFIEPGITGPELYDIGELHRTEHVHPDFSKYVLDGVPMTRTSAMLSPYLCSHGSHDPDHTAEPLWELGELTASLEALVDRGLHAKLHATGDAAVRLVLDAVEQVRASRGEAPIFQIAHVEYIAPADVPRFTGLDVVPDASPYIWFPSVIQESIAKQIPAETFDKSWPLKDLFLDGALVSGGSDWPCSAPSPDPWTGLETMITRRNPDPEVPGDLNGGQALDIRQAVAAFTRHPAAAMGLQDTVGMLRTGLSADFIVLDRNIFEEDPSTIHATQVLQTYFEGRVVHDAAAEHAPV; the protein is encoded by the coding sequence ATGACTGTTTCCCCAACTGTCGACTTCATCGTTGTGAACGGCCCGATCTATACCAGTGATCCGCTCTGCGAATGGGCAGAAGCCATGGCAGTAGGGAATGGCCGGGTTACGGCCGTGGGCGAAACGGCTGCCATCCGGGCGATGGCCGGACCGGACGCCGCCGTCGTCGACCTGCAGGGGCGTCTGGCCATGCCGGGCCTGGTGGATGTGCACGCCCACCTCGGACTCGGCGGCCGGCAGGCGGCCTACGAACTGCCGCTGCTGCCCACCGACAGCACCGGGGAGATCTTCGCCAAAATCCGGCAGTGGGCCGAAAACCTGGCGCCGGATGAGTGGGTCATCGGCGGCATTGTGGGCTCCACCGTCATGGATGACATCACGCTGGAGGACCTGCGGCAGCTGGACGAAGCCGCCGGGGGTCGTCCGGTCCTGCTGCGTGATGACTCCATGCACAACCGCTGGGTGAACACCCGGGCCCTCGAACTGATGGGAGTCACCGCCAGTACCCCTGACCCCGAGGGCGGCACCTACAGCCGTGACGACGACGGGGCACTGACCGGCGTCCTCCAGGAACTGGCCAGCCCGGTCGGTGAAGAAGCTGCGGCAGCCTCGACCCAGGAGTCTGGCGAACGCCACGCGACTGCCTTCCGGACGGCCGTGCAGATCCTGAACAGTTTCGGCGTCACCGCCGTGCAGGAAGCGGCAACCATGGGCTACGCGCTGGAAACACTGGCGGATCTGGACCGCAGGGGTGAACTGACCGCACATGTGGTGGCCTCCATGCCGTCCCGTCCGTTCATCGAGCCGGGCATTACCGGCCCCGAGCTGTACGACATTGGCGAGCTGCACCGCACCGAACACGTGCATCCGGACTTCTCCAAGTACGTGCTGGACGGCGTGCCCATGACCCGGACCAGCGCCATGCTCAGCCCGTACCTGTGCAGCCACGGCAGCCATGACCCGGACCACACCGCCGAGCCGCTCTGGGAGCTGGGCGAGCTCACTGCCTCCCTGGAAGCCCTGGTGGACCGGGGCCTGCACGCCAAACTGCATGCGACCGGGGATGCTGCCGTGCGACTCGTCCTCGACGCCGTGGAGCAGGTGCGGGCCAGCCGGGGCGAGGCACCCATTTTCCAGATCGCCCACGTGGAGTACATCGCGCCGGCGGATGTTCCCCGTTTCACCGGGCTTGACGTCGTTCCGGACGCCTCACCCTATATCTGGTTCCCCTCGGTCATCCAGGAGAGCATCGCCAAGCAGATTCCCGCCGAGACCTTTGACAAGTCCTGGCCGCTGAAGGACCTTTTCCTCGACGGCGCGCTGGTCAGCGGCGGCTCGGACTGGCCGTGCTCTGCTCCGAGTCCGGATCCGTGGACCGGCCTGGAAACCATGATCACCCGCCGGAACCCGGATCCCGAAGTACCAGGGGACCTCAACGGCGGGCAGGCCCTCGATATCCGCCAGGCCGTGGCTGCCTTTACCCGGCATCCGGCCGCCGCGATGGGTCTGCAGGACACGGTGGGCATGCTCCGGACCGGCCTCTCGGCGGACTTCATCGTCCTGGACCGGAACATCTTCGAGGAAGATCCCTCCACGATCCATGCCACGCAGGTACTCCAAACCTACTTTGAAGGGCGGGTTGTCCACGACGCCGCTGCCGAGCACGCACCTGTGTGA
- a CDS encoding VOC family protein: MTGFPQLQNTVLDTTDVRGLAEFYRQLLGLRYLPGDEPAPQGPDDADWLVLTDGQGRRQLAFQLVDRLERTTWPRPDVPMQLHLDFTVPDRQSLADQHARALGLGAELLLDRTDDPDEPLYVYADPAGHPFCIFVG, encoded by the coding sequence ATGACCGGATTTCCCCAGCTGCAAAACACTGTCCTGGACACCACCGACGTCCGCGGGCTGGCCGAGTTTTACCGTCAGCTTCTCGGGCTCCGGTATCTGCCCGGAGATGAGCCCGCGCCGCAGGGCCCGGATGACGCGGACTGGCTGGTGCTGACCGATGGGCAGGGCCGGCGCCAGCTGGCGTTCCAGCTGGTTGACCGGCTCGAGCGGACCACCTGGCCGCGCCCGGATGTGCCGATGCAGCTGCATCTGGATTTCACCGTGCCGGACCGGCAGTCACTGGCGGATCAGCACGCCCGCGCACTGGGCCTGGGGGCGGAGCTGCTGCTTGACCGCACGGATGATCCGGACGAGCCGCTCTACGTCTACGCGGACCCGGCCGGCCATCCGTTCTGCATCTTCGTGGGCTGA
- a CDS encoding MBL fold metallo-hydrolase: protein MSAQTGSGSTPLGIEEVVGEVVIPPGVTGPDPLTMDVRSYAVAQPAGIVIIDTGMPGSEAGIAAAVEALGGSFADVRDIILTHLHQDHIGSLFAIADRAPLAAIYAGGPDSPDIQSPRRIRPIGEGNAIQDLGVFATPGHTPGHVSLFHEPTGTLFIGDAAASAQGDAVRGPEVFTADAGQAEESLARIAGLGPARILFAHGAEIESPADALGRLIGGPPSQG, encoded by the coding sequence ATGAGCGCACAGACCGGCAGCGGAAGCACACCCCTGGGAATCGAAGAAGTGGTGGGAGAAGTCGTGATTCCGCCCGGGGTCACGGGGCCGGATCCGCTGACAATGGACGTCCGTTCCTATGCCGTGGCCCAGCCGGCGGGCATCGTCATCATTGACACCGGAATGCCCGGCTCCGAGGCTGGCATTGCCGCGGCGGTCGAGGCGCTAGGGGGCAGCTTTGCCGACGTCCGCGACATCATCCTGACCCATCTGCACCAGGATCACATCGGCTCGCTCTTCGCCATCGCAGATAGGGCTCCGCTGGCCGCCATCTACGCGGGCGGACCCGATTCTCCCGATATTCAGTCCCCGCGGCGGATCAGGCCGATCGGCGAGGGGAATGCCATCCAGGATCTGGGAGTTTTCGCCACCCCCGGCCACACCCCCGGGCATGTGAGCCTCTTCCATGAGCCGACCGGGACGCTGTTCATCGGTGACGCCGCCGCCTCCGCCCAGGGAGATGCCGTCCGCGGGCCGGAGGTGTTCACCGCGGATGCCGGCCAGGCCGAGGAATCCCTGGCGCGGATCGCCGGCCTCGGCCCCGCCCGGATCCTGTTTGCCCATGGAGCCGAGATTGAGTCACCCGCCGACGCGCTGGGCCGCCTGATCGGCGGTCCTCCCTCTCAGGGCTGA
- a CDS encoding ABC transporter ATP-binding protein has product MTSVGAVLDMSELSVGYAGTPVCGPITAQAAAGEILGMVGFNGAGKSTAARTIAGKQPMLHGEVRVHGLPVYEDAIPFRRQVAALFDEDAFFPSLSLREHLQLIARGHGLPDPDAAVEAELDFFALRERANAVPASVSSGQRRRLLLASALIRPSSLLILDEPEQRLDPAMRERLGERIKSYADDGGTVLLVTHDPALLLATAGRCLLIDDDVREIAPERAAAEIAGR; this is encoded by the coding sequence ATGACTTCAGTGGGGGCTGTGCTCGATATGTCCGAATTGTCCGTGGGGTACGCCGGCACACCGGTGTGCGGACCCATCACCGCGCAGGCAGCGGCCGGCGAAATCCTGGGCATGGTGGGATTCAACGGTGCCGGAAAATCCACCGCGGCCCGCACGATCGCCGGTAAGCAGCCCATGCTCCACGGCGAGGTCCGCGTCCACGGCCTGCCGGTTTATGAAGACGCCATTCCATTCCGCCGGCAGGTCGCAGCGCTGTTCGACGAAGATGCGTTCTTCCCCTCCCTGTCCCTGCGCGAGCACCTCCAGCTGATCGCCCGCGGGCACGGCCTGCCGGATCCCGATGCCGCCGTCGAAGCCGAACTCGACTTCTTCGCCTTGCGGGAGCGCGCCAACGCCGTTCCGGCCTCCGTCTCGTCCGGGCAGCGGCGGCGGCTGCTGCTTGCCTCCGCCCTGATCCGGCCCTCGTCCCTGCTGATCTTGGATGAGCCGGAGCAGCGACTGGATCCGGCCATGCGCGAGAGGCTGGGGGAGCGGATCAAATCCTATGCCGACGACGGCGGCACAGTGCTGCTGGTGACCCACGACCCGGCGCTGCTCCTGGCCACCGCCGGACGCTGCCTGCTCATCGACGACGACGTCCGCGAGATCGCGCCGGAACGGGCCGCCGCGGAAATCGCCGGGCGCTGA
- a CDS encoding DUF6297 family protein: MAQNAAVGTVATAFNPVRYTRHAAKAFTRGRTRLRDVLVDVYSAVLTVGTIGAMAAGLVLALREQVAQAWDADPGARTLVSAPSFALPDGAAATALLFAALAAIMVLARKLGPAAATTAEGYWWLTLPVARRPLLTGRLLRRLALVWAGASVLYLPVGFITDLHASGPGQFLGAAVFGVAAVNAVLLSALRQAGAGPVGSGLAGSGRPRSELVGRIASGPLPGLLLLAVLSFVPRQAAAGLWGPALVALASAVALGVVVFPRLETIPAQDLIRAGGVSGHAGAALYLMDANEVGRALSGDSGAVVSTRAARWYARGTRTPFGALLRADTAAFLRTRGWLGRPVVLLMLCALMLVTGGNQPVPLQLALVAVTVFAAVPAAGALARRTAITPGLDVLLPVSASLVKLSRMALPTGLMAAWAAVFVAVLVLLGAGSPELIALGALAGVGFGASAVRGAYRPDPDWTAPPTETVFGPVPSAQTGAMIRGLDTTLLALVPLLLGLFLGYAPGVLLLAQAGFSMACLLVVMFSDPK, encoded by the coding sequence GTGGCCCAAAACGCCGCCGTCGGAACCGTTGCAACGGCCTTCAACCCGGTCCGGTACACCCGGCACGCCGCGAAAGCCTTCACCCGTGGCCGGACCCGGCTGCGGGATGTCCTGGTTGATGTGTATTCGGCGGTGCTGACGGTGGGAACCATCGGGGCGATGGCTGCCGGTCTGGTCCTGGCCCTGCGGGAGCAGGTGGCCCAGGCCTGGGACGCAGACCCGGGCGCCCGCACCCTGGTGTCCGCGCCGTCGTTCGCCCTGCCCGACGGCGCCGCAGCGACCGCGCTGCTGTTCGCCGCCCTGGCGGCGATCATGGTTCTGGCCCGGAAACTGGGGCCCGCGGCGGCGACCACGGCCGAAGGCTACTGGTGGCTGACCCTGCCCGTGGCGCGGCGTCCGCTACTGACCGGACGGCTTCTGCGCCGGCTTGCCCTGGTCTGGGCCGGCGCGTCCGTGCTGTACCTGCCGGTCGGTTTTATCACCGATCTTCACGCCAGTGGGCCCGGACAGTTCCTGGGCGCTGCGGTCTTCGGAGTGGCGGCCGTCAACGCCGTGCTGCTCTCGGCGCTGCGGCAGGCCGGTGCCGGTCCGGTGGGTTCCGGGCTCGCTGGTTCCGGCAGGCCCCGTTCGGAGCTGGTGGGGCGCATAGCGTCCGGACCGCTGCCGGGCCTGTTGCTGCTGGCCGTGCTGAGTTTCGTGCCGCGGCAGGCGGCAGCAGGTCTGTGGGGACCAGCCCTGGTGGCCCTGGCCTCCGCCGTCGCGCTGGGCGTGGTGGTCTTTCCGCGGCTGGAAACGATCCCGGCCCAGGACCTGATCCGGGCCGGCGGTGTCTCCGGACATGCCGGTGCTGCCCTGTATCTAATGGACGCCAACGAGGTGGGCCGCGCCCTGTCCGGCGATTCCGGTGCCGTCGTCTCCACCCGCGCGGCCCGCTGGTATGCCCGCGGCACGCGGACTCCGTTTGGTGCGCTGCTGCGGGCCGATACCGCTGCTTTCCTGCGCACCCGGGGCTGGCTGGGCCGGCCTGTCGTGCTGCTCATGCTGTGCGCCCTGATGCTGGTCACCGGCGGGAACCAGCCGGTGCCGCTGCAGCTGGCCCTGGTCGCGGTGACAGTGTTCGCTGCCGTTCCGGCGGCGGGCGCGTTGGCCCGGCGGACCGCCATCACGCCGGGCCTGGACGTGCTGCTGCCGGTATCGGCATCCCTGGTGAAGCTGAGCCGGATGGCGCTGCCCACAGGGCTCATGGCGGCCTGGGCTGCGGTGTTCGTGGCCGTGCTCGTGCTGCTGGGTGCCGGAAGTCCGGAGCTCATCGCCCTGGGCGCACTGGCTGGGGTGGGGTTCGGCGCGTCGGCTGTGCGCGGTGCCTACCGGCCGGACCCCGACTGGACCGCCCCGCCCACGGAAACCGTCTTCGGCCCCGTGCCCTCGGCGCAGACCGGGGCCATGATCCGTGGCCTGGACACCACGCTGCTGGCGTTGGTTCCCCTGCTGCTGGGCCTGTTCCTGGGCTATGCGCCCGGAGTGCTGCTGCTCGCGCAGGCCGGCTTTTCCATGGCGTGCCTTCTTGTGGTGATGTTCTCGGACCCCAAGTAG
- a CDS encoding alkene reductase encodes MNLFTPLPVGAMELPNRLVMAPMSRVRAGRDGVPTDIMVEHYRQRASMGLIISDGIYPSFTGQGNPLMPGLVTEEHVAGWKRVTDAVHEAGGRIVAQLMHSGRVAHENINGGRQPVAPSAIALEGMAHTYDGKQPYPVPHALTEAELPGIVQDFVSAARNAMKAGFDGVELHGANGYLLQEFLSPVSNTRTDNYGGSPENRARLVIEAFRAVAEAIGAEHTGIRISPEHNIQGVLETDRADVTATYTALVTGIADLLPAYLSILHADPADELVQGLRRRFGGPVLLNTGFGTVTTRDDAIMLLEEDLADAVVVGRPAIANPDLVRRWQEDLPLNEIDQATVYTDGAAGYTDYPELAPVS; translated from the coding sequence GTGAACCTCTTTACCCCGCTGCCAGTCGGCGCCATGGAACTGCCCAACCGCCTCGTCATGGCCCCGATGTCCCGCGTCCGCGCCGGCCGTGACGGTGTGCCCACAGACATCATGGTCGAGCACTACCGCCAGCGCGCCTCCATGGGCCTGATCATCAGTGATGGCATCTACCCCTCCTTCACCGGCCAGGGCAACCCCCTGATGCCCGGCCTGGTCACGGAGGAGCACGTCGCGGGCTGGAAGCGCGTCACCGACGCCGTGCACGAGGCCGGCGGCCGGATCGTCGCCCAGCTGATGCACTCGGGCCGCGTCGCACACGAAAACATCAACGGCGGCCGCCAGCCGGTGGCCCCCAGCGCCATCGCGCTTGAAGGCATGGCACACACCTACGACGGCAAGCAGCCCTACCCGGTGCCGCACGCCCTCACCGAAGCCGAGCTCCCCGGCATCGTGCAGGACTTCGTTTCAGCAGCACGGAATGCGATGAAGGCAGGGTTCGACGGCGTGGAGCTGCACGGTGCCAACGGGTACCTGCTGCAGGAATTCCTTTCCCCCGTCTCCAACACGCGCACCGACAACTACGGCGGATCGCCGGAGAACCGCGCCCGCTTGGTCATCGAGGCCTTCCGGGCCGTGGCCGAGGCCATCGGCGCCGAGCACACCGGCATCCGTATCTCCCCTGAGCACAACATCCAGGGCGTGCTGGAAACCGACCGCGCCGACGTGACCGCCACCTACACCGCACTGGTGACCGGCATCGCCGACCTGTTGCCGGCTTACCTGAGCATCCTGCATGCGGATCCGGCTGACGAGCTGGTCCAGGGACTGCGCCGCCGCTTCGGCGGCCCGGTGCTGCTGAACACCGGCTTCGGCACCGTCACCACGCGCGATGACGCGATCATGCTGCTCGAGGAGGACCTGGCCGACGCCGTCGTCGTTGGCCGTCCCGCGATCGCCAACCCGGACCTGGTCCGCCGCTGGCAGGAGGACCTGCCGCTGAACGAGATCGACCAGGCCACCGTCTACACCGACGGTGCCGCCGGCTACACCGACTACCCGGAGCTGGCCCCGGTTTCCTAG
- a CDS encoding DUF1269 domain-containing protein, translating into MSDRNYILFVSSYTDADSAAADFTTIKDMDDAVVAAVVLSRDASGRVDVKEHGGGLIGGGTTAGAIAGLVVGLFAPPLLLSGVIGAAIGAGAGVIAKRHEEKKIGVEADEWLPPASSALVAVVDDLYLDRVDKAVSKATKRISKAIDKSDYDAVVKAINEGDEKIVEAVAS; encoded by the coding sequence ATGTCAGATCGCAACTACATCCTGTTCGTATCGTCGTACACCGATGCAGACTCAGCGGCAGCTGATTTCACCACCATCAAGGACATGGACGACGCGGTGGTGGCCGCGGTAGTCCTATCGCGTGATGCCTCGGGACGGGTTGATGTGAAGGAGCACGGAGGCGGGCTGATTGGCGGCGGCACCACTGCCGGTGCCATCGCCGGCCTCGTGGTGGGGCTGTTCGCTCCCCCGCTCCTGCTTTCGGGTGTCATCGGCGCTGCGATCGGCGCCGGTGCAGGTGTCATCGCGAAGCGGCACGAGGAGAAGAAGATCGGCGTCGAGGCGGACGAGTGGCTGCCGCCGGCCTCCTCGGCGCTGGTTGCCGTGGTCGACGACCTCTATCTGGACCGTGTGGACAAGGCGGTCAGCAAAGCCACGAAGAGAATCAGCAAGGCTATCGACAAGAGTGACTACGACGCGGTGGTCAAGGCCATCAACGAAGGCGACGAGAAGATCGTGGAGGCCGTCGCCTCCTGA
- a CDS encoding TetR/AcrR family transcriptional regulator codes for MAAPGRRRKGTMPKIVDHERRRAEIVETTWRLISRRGLDGATLREVAADAGYANGAIKPYFPTKSALLQATYRHVFDRTNARSAAATQALAGLAALRAFCLEVLPLDAERLDEARVVIAFWQLALQEPEQAEVNDAAMLHWRSTIRSWLDQAVRAGDVPGQLPVETVAETLLTFLLGAQVAAVFDAAFNSPDLLQTQLDFQLDLLRG; via the coding sequence GTGGCGGCACCCGGCCGGCGCCGGAAGGGAACCATGCCCAAGATCGTCGACCATGAGCGGCGCCGCGCCGAAATCGTGGAGACCACGTGGCGGCTCATCTCCCGCCGGGGACTCGACGGGGCAACCCTGCGCGAGGTGGCGGCCGACGCCGGTTACGCCAATGGCGCCATCAAACCGTATTTCCCCACCAAGTCCGCGCTGCTGCAGGCTACCTACCGGCACGTCTTTGATCGCACGAACGCCCGCAGCGCCGCGGCTACGCAGGCGCTGGCCGGATTAGCCGCGCTGCGGGCCTTCTGCCTCGAGGTGCTGCCGCTGGATGCTGAACGGCTGGATGAGGCCCGGGTGGTTATCGCGTTCTGGCAGCTGGCGCTCCAGGAGCCAGAACAGGCGGAGGTAAACGACGCCGCCATGCTCCATTGGCGCAGTACCATCCGCAGCTGGCTGGACCAGGCTGTCCGGGCCGGAGACGTTCCCGGGCAGCTTCCGGTGGAGACCGTAGCCGAAACGCTGCTGACCTTCCTCCTCGGAGCCCAGGTGGCTGCGGTCTTCGATGCGGCCTTCAACTCCCCGGACTTGCTCCAGACACAGCTCGATTTCCAGCTGGATCTGCTTCGCGGGTAG
- a CDS encoding primary-amine oxidase — protein MSACHPTPASGAAETTATAATAATVPATAQASFQGPASAYALASPEEITVVRAVLEAAGLFPETARIAYLGLVDPPRAKAAESTPDRRFRVFLLDTAGGKPHDVVVSATERAVVSDVMLDTSVTGELPVLEEEFEVVEQILSTDPHWLAALEKRGLDVAQVRVAPLSAGVFEYPEEKGRRILRGLAFLQTHAEDSAWAHPIDGLVGYVDVTAGTVDQVLDFGAVPVPAEHGNYTDPSLTGPLRTTQKPISITQPEGPSFTVTDTNHVEWEKWHLDVGFDVREGLVLYNIGFEDGGSVRRILNRASIAEMVVPYGDPAPTRSWQNYFDTGEYLVGQFANSLELGCDCLGEIHYISPTVSDARGNPRTIRNGICMHEEDASILSKHSDLWSGINYTRRNRRLVISFFTTVGNYDYGFYWYLYLDGTIEFEAKATGVVFTSAYPGKDYPYASEMAPGLGAPFHQHLFGARLDFALDGGPGRVEEEDAVRVPVGPENPRGNAFTRKRTVLARESGAARDAAAAVGRTWVVSNPEKTNRLGEPVAYKLHPQGQPTLLADEDSSIYRRATFASKALWVTRRDEAQRYPTGDFVNQHAGGGGIPEWIKADRDIDGQDLSVWHTFGLTHFPRVEDWPIMPVDTTGFKLRPEGFFDRSPVLDVPAPESGGQCHR, from the coding sequence ATGAGCGCTTGCCATCCCACCCCCGCCTCCGGTGCCGCGGAGACAACCGCGACGGCGGCGACGGCTGCGACGGTCCCGGCCACCGCGCAAGCATCTTTCCAGGGGCCGGCGAGTGCCTACGCTTTGGCGTCCCCGGAGGAAATCACCGTGGTTCGCGCGGTCCTGGAAGCCGCCGGGCTGTTCCCCGAGACCGCACGGATTGCCTACCTCGGCCTGGTGGATCCGCCGCGCGCAAAGGCAGCGGAGTCGACACCGGACCGCCGCTTCCGCGTGTTCCTGCTGGACACCGCCGGCGGCAAGCCGCACGACGTCGTCGTCTCGGCCACCGAACGCGCGGTGGTTTCCGACGTCATGCTTGATACCTCCGTTACCGGCGAGCTGCCCGTGCTGGAAGAGGAGTTCGAGGTGGTGGAGCAGATTCTCTCCACCGATCCCCACTGGCTGGCGGCGCTGGAGAAGCGCGGGCTCGACGTCGCGCAGGTCCGGGTGGCACCGCTCTCGGCCGGTGTCTTTGAATACCCCGAGGAAAAGGGACGCAGGATCCTGCGCGGCCTGGCGTTCCTGCAGACGCATGCGGAGGATTCGGCCTGGGCGCACCCGATTGACGGGCTGGTGGGCTACGTGGATGTCACCGCCGGAACCGTGGACCAGGTGCTGGACTTCGGCGCCGTTCCGGTGCCCGCAGAGCACGGAAACTACACCGACCCGTCCCTCACCGGGCCGCTGCGCACCACGCAGAAGCCCATCAGCATCACGCAGCCGGAGGGGCCCAGCTTCACCGTCACCGACACCAACCACGTGGAGTGGGAGAAGTGGCACCTGGACGTGGGCTTTGACGTCCGTGAAGGCCTGGTGCTCTACAACATCGGCTTCGAGGACGGCGGGAGCGTACGGCGGATCCTGAACCGCGCCTCCATTGCCGAAATGGTGGTCCCGTACGGCGATCCCGCACCCACGCGCTCCTGGCAGAACTACTTCGACACCGGCGAATACCTGGTGGGCCAGTTCGCCAACTCCCTGGAGCTGGGCTGCGACTGCCTGGGAGAAATCCACTACATCTCGCCCACGGTTTCGGACGCCCGCGGCAACCCGCGCACCATCCGCAACGGCATCTGCATGCACGAGGAGGATGCCTCCATCCTCTCCAAGCACTCTGACCTGTGGTCCGGCATCAACTACACCCGCCGCAACCGCCGCCTGGTGATCAGCTTCTTCACCACCGTGGGCAACTACGACTACGGCTTCTACTGGTACCTGTACCTGGACGGCACCATCGAGTTCGAGGCCAAGGCCACCGGCGTCGTCTTCACCAGCGCCTATCCCGGCAAGGACTACCCGTACGCCTCCGAGATGGCGCCGGGCCTGGGCGCTCCGTTCCACCAGCACCTGTTCGGTGCCCGGCTGGATTTTGCGCTCGACGGCGGCCCCGGCCGGGTTGAGGAGGAGGACGCGGTGCGCGTTCCGGTGGGACCGGAGAACCCGCGCGGCAACGCCTTCACCCGCAAGCGGACCGTGCTGGCACGCGAGTCGGGGGCTGCGCGCGACGCCGCCGCCGCCGTCGGGCGCACCTGGGTGGTCAGCAATCCCGAAAAGACGAACCGGCTGGGGGAGCCCGTGGCGTACAAGCTGCATCCCCAGGGCCAGCCCACCCTGCTGGCCGACGAGGATTCCTCGATCTACCGCCGGGCAACGTTCGCGTCCAAGGCCCTGTGGGTGACGCGGCGGGACGAGGCCCAGCGCTACCCGACCGGCGACTTCGTCAACCAGCACGCCGGTGGCGGCGGCATTCCGGAGTGGATCAAGGCGGACCGGGACATTGACGGGCAGGACCTTTCGGTCTGGCACACCTTCGGCCTGACGCATTTCCCGCGGGTGGAGGACTGGCCGATCATGCCCGTGGACACCACCGGATTCAAGCTGCGCCCCGAGGGGTTCTTTGACCGGTCGCCGGTGCTGGACGTTCCCGCGCCGGAATCCGGCGGGCAGTGCCACCGGTAA